CACCAACCCGGAGCGCGTCCGGGCGATGGTCGCACGTGCCGAAACATTAGGTGTGCCCCGCTGCTCTGGGATGCTCAGGGAAGCGCTGCAGGCTGTCGCGTTTCTCAGCGAGGAGAAGATTGCCGCCAAAGTGGACTACTTGAAGAATACGTTCAGGTGGTCTGATGCCGAAGCTTGCGTTGCTGTGCGCAAGTATCCGAGTGTGTTGAGGAAGTCAAAGGAATCTCTGAAGCGCAGGTCTGAGTTCCTGGTCTCTGAGGTGGGACTGGAACCCGTGTCCATTGCTCATCAACCGGTAGTTCTCAGTCTTAGCTTGGAGGGCCGGCTCAGACCCCGGTACTATGTTATAAAGTTTCTCAAGGAAAATGGACTGCTACATCGTGACCCGAGCTTCTTTACTGCGGTCAAGATCACTGAGAAGGTATTTGTGGAGAAACTCATATCCCCTCACAAGGAAGCTGCACCACACCTCGCTGAAGACTATGCAACAGCTTGCAAAGGGGAAGCGCCAACTAATTTCATATTTAGATGGACCAGGAACAGGCTATGAAAATCCGTAACCTGTGTATGGCGCAAGAAAGTTTTCACTCTGTGTAGTAAGTTGGTAACTCCTGCCTTGGTGTTTAGGCCTAACTGGATGTTCACTATCTTTTCTAGTGTGTTTGCTACTTGCCAGTTTGCTCATTGCTAACTCTTGATGTAACTAGTGATAAATTGATTTCTGAACCCTGATAGGCTGTTGTTGTCATTCCTTAGAGAAGATCCTTCAAAATATCAGTCTGGTCTGCTTTTATGGCAATTTTTATCTAGCATGTTCCCTTTTGATTTCATTGTATTTTCAGTTGCATCATATTTTAGTTAGTACTAAATTTGCGGTTCAATGTTCAGTATTTGGATTATTCTTACAAATATTATGACAGTTAGTACTAAAGTTTGTAGTTCAATGTTAAGTATTTACATTATGCTTAGATATATATTTCTAATTGATGTCGGTTCTTTTTTAATCTTTTGTTTTCTTCCTCCTTATTCATTCCTAAATACCATAGTTGACCTTTCTTTAGTTTggaaattttcaaatttctacATATGAATCAGTCTTAACATTTGCATCCCTCATTAATCATCAGAATAAACCAATTGAGGTGCCATGTATAACAAGCAAGTCCAATGAAGTTTGAACTAACACTTGTTCTTGTGGACATATGAAGAAGAAAGGCTATGAGATTTTCCCACTACAACCTACTGCTTGCACTGAGGGCAAACGTTTTTTCTTCATATCTGTCTACAATTCAGTGAAATCGTAGATTTAAGAATATAGTTTGCAACAAAATTCATCCCAGTTTTCTGCCTTGAAACGACACCGAGACCTTCAATCTGTTGTCCATCTTAACATAAAAAGTTGCGAATTGTTTTGTTTAGCAAGGACTAAGATTTCAGAGTTGCTCGACTAGTACTTGTCTTGCAACCAAATTAGTGTCGCTACATGTCCACGAGTCAGTGCCCTGGGCACTTGTAATCCTTCGTGTTTAGTGATGTATGTATCTGTTCTGATTGTGTTTAATAGCAGGGATAACTAACCGTGGTACTGTTACCATGGCACTATATACAAATATTTTTCCTGTTGAAACACATGAAAGATCTCAACCATATCGATCTGAAAAAGAAGATAAATGAGAAATAG
The sequence above is a segment of the Aegilops tauschii subsp. strangulata cultivar AL8/78 chromosome 6, Aet v6.0, whole genome shotgun sequence genome. Coding sequences within it:
- the LOC141025701 gene encoding transcription termination factor MTERF15, mitochondrial-like; this encodes MEIGYSLWHNKVITLSVLHCNDQCSFLETDNWIYLGKVATAAHLSQAQCVAKPNAVLALLAALGLSGAAVVAKDPRLLCAKVDKTLAPVVAGLTGLGLSSPEIGQLVSLARTRFRCRPVVSRLQYYLPLFGSFDNLLRLLKRESNLLSIDLDKVVKPNVVFLRECGLGDCDIAKLSIRVPRMLITNPERVRAMVARAETLGVPRCSGMLREALQAVAFLSEEKIAAKVDYLKNTFRWSDAEACVAVRKYPSVLRKSKESLKRRSEFLVSEVGLEPVSIAHQPVVLSLSLEGRLRPRYYVIKFLKENGLLHRDPSFFTAVKITEKVFVEKLISPHKEAAPHLAEDYATACKGEAPTNFIFRWTRNRL